A DNA window from Oryzias latipes chromosome 5, ASM223467v1 contains the following coding sequences:
- the capzb gene encoding F-actin-capping protein subunit beta isoform X2 produces MNDQQLDCALDLMRRLPPQQIEKNLSDLIDLVPSLCEDLLSSVDQPLKIARDKVVGKDYLLCDYNRDGDSYRSPWSNKYEPPIEDGAMPSARLRKLEVEANNAFDQYRDLYFEGGVSSVYLWDLDHGFAGVILIKKAGDGSKKIKGCWDSIHVVEVQEKSSGRTAHYKLTSTVMLWLQTTKTGSGTMNLGGSLTRQMEKDETVGESSSHIANIGRLVEDMENKIRSTLNEIYFGKTKDIVNGLRSVQTQADKQQKDALRNDLVEALRRKQP; encoded by the exons ATG AATGACCAGCAGCTGGACTGTGCTCTGGACCTGATGAGGCGTCTGCCTCCTCAGCAGATCGAGAAGAACCTCAGCGACCTCATTGACCTG GTTCCCAGTCTGTGTGAGGACCTCCTCTCCTCTGTGGACCAGCCCTTGAAGATTGCCCGGGACAAGGTGGTGGGGAAGGACTACCTGCTCTGCGACTACAACCGAGATGGAGACTCCTACAG ATCCCCCTGGAGTAATAAGTACGAGCCCCCCATCGAAGACGGTGCCATGCCTTCAGCTCGCTTGAGGAAACTGGAAGTTGAAGCCAATAACGCCTTTGATCAGTACAGAGACCT GTATTTTGAGGGGGGGGTCTCTTCCGTGTACCTCTGGGACTTGGATCACGGCTTCGCTGGAGTTATTCTCATAAAAAAGGCTGGGGACGGATCCAAGAAGATCAAAGGATGCTGGGACTCCATTCATGTGGTGGAGGTGCAG GAGAAGTCGAGTGGTCGTACTGCTCACTACAAACTCACCTCCACCGTCATGCTGTGGCTGCAGACAACCAAAACCGGATCTGGTACCATGAACCTCGGTGGCAGCCTTACGAGACAG ATGGAGAAAGACGAGACGGTCGGGGAGTCTTCGTCCCACATCGCCAACATCGGCCGCCTGGTGGAA GATATGGAGAACAAGATCCGTTCAACGCTGAATGAAATCTACTTTGGGAAGACCAAGGACATCGTCAACGGCTTAAG GAGCGTTCAGACTCAGGCCGACAAGCAGCAGAAGGACGCTCTGAGGAACGACTTAGTGGAGGCACTCAGGCGCAAACAACCGTAG
- the capzb gene encoding F-actin-capping protein subunit beta isoform X1, whose translation MNDQQLDCALDLMRRLPPQQIEKNLSDLIDLVPSLCEDLLSSVDQPLKIARDKVVGKDYLLCDYNRDGDSYRSPWSNKYEPPIEDGAMPSARLRKLEVEANNAFDQYRDLYFEGGVSSVYLWDLDHGFAGVILIKKAGDGSKKIKGCWDSIHVVEVQEKSSGRTAHYKLTSTVMLWLQTTKTGSGTMNLGGSLTRQMEKDETVGESSSHIANIGRLVEDMENKIRSTLNEIYFGKTKDIVNGLRSIESLPDNQKYRQLQRELSQVLTQRQIFID comes from the exons ATG AATGACCAGCAGCTGGACTGTGCTCTGGACCTGATGAGGCGTCTGCCTCCTCAGCAGATCGAGAAGAACCTCAGCGACCTCATTGACCTG GTTCCCAGTCTGTGTGAGGACCTCCTCTCCTCTGTGGACCAGCCCTTGAAGATTGCCCGGGACAAGGTGGTGGGGAAGGACTACCTGCTCTGCGACTACAACCGAGATGGAGACTCCTACAG ATCCCCCTGGAGTAATAAGTACGAGCCCCCCATCGAAGACGGTGCCATGCCTTCAGCTCGCTTGAGGAAACTGGAAGTTGAAGCCAATAACGCCTTTGATCAGTACAGAGACCT GTATTTTGAGGGGGGGGTCTCTTCCGTGTACCTCTGGGACTTGGATCACGGCTTCGCTGGAGTTATTCTCATAAAAAAGGCTGGGGACGGATCCAAGAAGATCAAAGGATGCTGGGACTCCATTCATGTGGTGGAGGTGCAG GAGAAGTCGAGTGGTCGTACTGCTCACTACAAACTCACCTCCACCGTCATGCTGTGGCTGCAGACAACCAAAACCGGATCTGGTACCATGAACCTCGGTGGCAGCCTTACGAGACAG ATGGAGAAAGACGAGACGGTCGGGGAGTCTTCGTCCCACATCGCCAACATCGGCCGCCTGGTGGAA GATATGGAGAACAAGATCCGTTCAACGCTGAATGAAATCTACTTTGGGAAGACCAAGGACATCGTCAACGGCTTAAG aTCTATTGAGTCTCTGCCTGATAATCAGAAGTACCGGCAGCTCCAGAGGGAGCTGTCGCAGGTCCTCACCCAGCGTCAGATCTTCATTGACTAG
- the minos1 gene encoding MICOS complex subunit MIC10: MADEYGRKWDRCLADTAVKTVTGLGVGVVFSVLFLKRRTWPVSFGSGLGLGMGYSNCQHDFRLPYRIHGRTVKDQ; this comes from the exons ATGGCTGACGAATACGGACGAAAGTGGGACCGCTGCCTTGCAGATACGGCTGTCAAAACAG TGACGGGCCTCGGCGTCGGCGTCGTCTTCTCCGTCCTTTTCCTCAAAC GTCGCACATGGCCCGTGTCCTTCGGGTCAGGCCTGGGTTTGGGAATGGGATACAGCAACTGCCAGCATGACTTCAGGCTGCCGTATCGGATTCACGGTCGCACGGTTAAG GACCAGTAA